The following proteins are co-located in the Trichormus variabilis 0441 genome:
- a CDS encoding DUF429 domain-containing protein — MKFIGIDLGWKSQPSGLCCLQLIEGKLEIVDLDRQDAIAHIFTWIDTWVQPDEPAIIGVDAPTLIPNSTGSRLPDKLTHKYFGKYHAGCYPANQGLAFAERTINFGLELESRGFAHAPTIEAQKLGRYQIEVFPHPAIVHLFSLDRILKYKKGRISERRLELIKLYQYIVDILPTMEPALCVKKLSLGEIPHTGAELKAAEDKLDSLICAYVAAHWWYWGEQRNLVLGDRTTGYIVIPKSVLSHEL; from the coding sequence ATGAAATTTATTGGTATCGATTTGGGTTGGAAGTCTCAACCGAGTGGTTTATGTTGCTTGCAATTAATTGAGGGTAAGTTAGAGATAGTTGACTTAGATCGTCAAGATGCGATCGCTCATATTTTCACCTGGATAGATACTTGGGTGCAACCGGATGAACCAGCCATCATCGGCGTAGATGCACCCACCCTTATACCTAACTCGACGGGAAGTCGTCTCCCTGACAAACTCACCCATAAGTATTTCGGTAAATATCACGCTGGTTGTTACCCCGCCAACCAAGGTCTAGCTTTTGCAGAACGGACTATAAATTTTGGTTTAGAATTAGAATCTCGTGGTTTTGCCCATGCACCTACAATAGAAGCACAAAAATTAGGCAGATATCAAATAGAAGTTTTCCCCCATCCGGCAATAGTTCACCTATTCAGCTTAGATCGTATTCTTAAATATAAAAAAGGGCGCATCAGTGAGCGCCGCTTAGAATTAATCAAACTTTATCAATATATTGTGGATATCCTACCCACAATGGAACCTGCTTTGTGTGTCAAAAAGTTATCCCTTGGTGAAATTCCCCACACTGGTGCAGAACTGAAAGCCGCCGAAGACAAACTCGATAGCTTAATTTGTGCTTACGTAGCTGCCCATTGGTGGTATTGGGGAGAACAACGTAACCTAGTATTAGGTGATCGCACCACTGGTTACATTGTCATCCCTAAGTCAGTGCTGAGTCATGAGTTGTAA
- a CDS encoding serine/threonine protein kinase translates to MPWIAGQQLQGGKYVIEKVLGQGGFGITYKALQVELNRPVVIKIPNEFLSHDPEYEKYVERFIKEGRILARLSQEPHPHIVGVIDLFQEGNTHCLVMEFVEGENLFEAIKHRGALPESEIVRCISQIGEALVKVHQAGLVHRDAHPGNIMLRKNGKAVLIDFGIAKELLPQTLSSTGNIGNRGFAPYEQMTRGSREPTVDVYCLAATLYYAVTGQPPTNSLARKLENVPLKPPKQITPNISNQLNKAILKGMALEAQDRPQSMQAWLAILEAPKPTPPYSVVPVHKKEAVSPKPKIKLQASPRKAVTKSHSIIPWGCLIGILFSSLFIGYLFAMSNAPFWAWAVTVAGTLTWAVAVSGVVVGGAVAVAVVGAATVALVGAATVAGAGIWAWFWALAVAAFWGGAGEKLQNYFSQFHTFLILVTTSFFGLGLGLLVHRVFNVL, encoded by the coding sequence ATGCCCTGGATAGCAGGACAACAATTACAAGGTGGTAAGTATGTAATTGAAAAAGTTCTGGGACAAGGGGGATTTGGAATTACTTATAAAGCATTGCAAGTTGAGCTAAATCGTCCAGTTGTGATCAAGATACCCAATGAATTTCTCAGCCATGACCCAGAGTATGAAAAATATGTAGAGAGATTTATTAAAGAAGGGAGAATACTAGCACGCTTATCTCAAGAACCTCATCCTCACATTGTGGGAGTAATCGACCTGTTTCAAGAAGGTAATACTCACTGTCTAGTCATGGAATTTGTGGAAGGGGAAAATTTGTTTGAGGCTATAAAACACAGAGGGGCGTTACCAGAATCTGAGATTGTGCGTTGTATCTCTCAGATTGGGGAAGCTTTGGTAAAAGTACATCAAGCAGGGCTAGTACACAGAGATGCTCACCCTGGAAACATCATGCTGCGGAAGAATGGTAAAGCAGTTTTAATTGATTTTGGCATTGCTAAAGAACTCTTGCCTCAAACGTTAAGTTCAACAGGTAATATAGGTAACAGAGGATTTGCACCCTATGAACAGATGACTAGAGGGAGTCGAGAACCAACGGTTGATGTTTACTGTCTAGCTGCGACACTCTATTATGCAGTTACAGGTCAACCCCCTACAAATTCTCTAGCTCGTAAGCTGGAAAATGTTCCCCTCAAGCCACCTAAACAAATTACTCCCAATATCAGCAATCAATTAAATAAAGCAATACTCAAGGGTATGGCGCTGGAAGCACAAGACCGTCCCCAATCAATGCAAGCATGGTTAGCAATCTTAGAAGCACCAAAGCCAACTCCTCCATATTCTGTTGTTCCAGTTCATAAAAAAGAAGCTGTTAGTCCTAAACCCAAGATAAAGTTACAAGCTTCTCCACGTAAAGCAGTTACTAAGTCACATAGCATTATTCCCTGGGGCTGCTTGATTGGTATATTATTCAGTTCCTTATTTATAGGCTACCTCTTTGCTATGTCTAACGCTCCGTTTTGGGCTTGGGCTGTGACTGTAGCTGGGACATTGACTTGGGCTGTGGCTGTGTCTGGGGTTGTGGTTGGGGGGGCTGTAGCTGTGGCTGTGGTTGGGGCTGCAACTGTGGCTTTGGTTGGGGCTGCAACTGTGGCTGGTGCTGGGATTTGGGCTTGGTTTTGGGCTTTGGCTGTGGCTGCGTTTTGGGGTGGGGCTGGAGAAAAATTACAAAACTACTTCAGTCAGTTTCATACTTTTTTGATTTTGGTTACTACTTCCTTCTTTGGCTTGGGCTTGGGGCTGCTAGTACATCGGGTATTCAATGTGTTATAG
- the trpS gene encoding tryptophan--tRNA ligase has product MGKQRVLSGVQPTGNLHLGNYLGAIRNWVEIQDQYDNFFCVVDLHAITVPHNPATLAADTYAIAALYLACGIDLKYSNVFVQSHVSAHTELAWFLNCITPLNWLQDMIQFKEKAVKQGENVGAGLLIYPVLMAADILLYQADKVPVGEDQKQHLELTRDIVNRFNHQFAKDKPVLKLPEPLIRKEGARVMSLTDGTRKMSKSDPSELSRINVLDPPDQIANKIKRCKTDPVKGLTFDDPERPECNNLLTLYMLLSGKKKEEVAAECQDMGWGQFKPLLTETAINALKPIQEKYQEITADKGYLESVLRDGREKAEAVANQTLADVRAALGYSVPV; this is encoded by the coding sequence ATGGGTAAGCAGCGCGTTCTGTCGGGAGTTCAACCAACTGGTAATCTACATTTGGGTAACTATTTAGGGGCAATTCGCAACTGGGTAGAAATTCAAGACCAGTACGATAATTTCTTTTGTGTAGTGGATTTACACGCAATTACTGTACCGCATAATCCAGCTACATTGGCGGCAGACACTTATGCGATCGCTGCACTTTATTTAGCCTGTGGTATTGATTTAAAATACTCGAATGTCTTTGTCCAATCCCACGTCTCAGCCCACACTGAACTTGCTTGGTTTCTCAACTGCATCACCCCCCTAAATTGGCTACAAGACATGATTCAGTTTAAGGAGAAAGCAGTCAAGCAAGGGGAAAACGTCGGTGCAGGCTTGTTAATCTATCCAGTGCTGATGGCGGCTGATATCTTGCTTTACCAAGCCGATAAAGTGCCGGTAGGTGAAGACCAAAAGCAACACTTGGAACTAACACGGGATATTGTCAACAGATTTAATCACCAATTCGCCAAAGATAAACCTGTGCTGAAATTGCCAGAACCTTTAATCCGCAAGGAAGGGGCAAGGGTGATGAGTCTCACCGACGGGACACGCAAAATGTCTAAATCTGACCCCTCAGAGTTAAGCCGCATTAACGTTTTAGACCCACCAGACCAGATTGCTAATAAGATTAAACGTTGTAAAACTGACCCAGTCAAAGGTTTAACCTTCGACGACCCAGAACGCCCAGAGTGCAACAACTTGCTGACTTTATATATGCTACTGTCTGGTAAAAAGAAAGAAGAAGTAGCCGCAGAATGTCAAGACATGGGCTGGGGACAATTCAAGCCACTATTAACCGAAACAGCCATCAACGCCCTCAAACCCATCCAAGAAAAATATCAAGAAATCACCGCCGACAAAGGCTATCTAGAATCAGTCTTACGTGACGGACGAGAAAAAGCCGAAGCCGTCGCCAACCAAACTCTAGCAGATGTGAGAGCGGCGTTAGGGTATTCTGTACCTGTTTAA
- a CDS encoding glycosyltransferase family 39 protein, with protein sequence MENKTSEECYKIPNWLLIISTVALVLGIFLRFYHLEQKVYSFDETFSSTYIYGQHSQAYQNFDNSILSIGELQKYLFIDANKTLIQSVEQVIEKLYVFPPIYPVLTILWSYLFNHWFDNGLVIQRSLAALLSVIAIWGIYWLGLELFASKTTAFVAAVIVAISPFHLQYAQIIRPYSILIATTVIACGYLLKAIRFNNLFWWLIYGLSLVIGLYSNLLFALVLVAHTLYVLINENLRNLKSLTAYFLTLGISTLAFLPWLWAFINSSMLKYSVEQVSDKSSLFGLINAWLKGIQNLFIDLYHPFFSPNFLKAAQYFFAPIILAIAAISLYTLCRYAPRKIRNFLLALAIATGVSLMVKDVISGSSITTRMRYLIPFVLAMELIAAYLIGSWLTASQSSHRRWGQFALSILILCGVSSCLVISAAPSWNAFGSPHFPKESAIISSADHPLVLCTNLDRALSMSYLVDSDTKFKLIRDDLTIPDGFNRVFVLEASAKTLKQLAAKHKLVNTFPQGRLFEIAGVVRSPTS encoded by the coding sequence ATGGAAAATAAAACATCAGAAGAATGTTATAAAATTCCTAACTGGTTGCTGATTATATCAACAGTCGCACTTGTTTTGGGAATATTTTTAAGATTTTATCATCTTGAACAAAAAGTTTATTCTTTCGATGAAACTTTCTCCTCAACCTATATTTATGGGCAACACTCCCAAGCCTACCAAAATTTTGATAATTCTATTCTCAGCATCGGCGAACTGCAAAAATATCTCTTCATAGACGCAAATAAAACTTTAATTCAATCAGTTGAGCAAGTAATTGAAAAACTTTATGTATTTCCTCCAATCTACCCAGTTTTGACAATTTTATGGTCGTATTTATTTAATCATTGGTTTGATAATGGACTAGTGATTCAAAGAAGTTTAGCTGCTTTATTAAGCGTGATTGCAATCTGGGGAATCTACTGGTTAGGATTGGAGTTATTTGCATCTAAAACTACCGCATTTGTAGCGGCGGTAATTGTAGCTATTTCTCCCTTTCATTTACAATATGCCCAAATCATCCGCCCCTATAGTATTTTGATAGCGACTACAGTCATTGCCTGTGGATACCTACTTAAAGCTATACGGTTTAACAATTTATTCTGGTGGCTGATTTATGGATTAAGTCTTGTGATTGGGCTTTACTCTAATTTGCTATTTGCACTTGTTTTAGTGGCTCATACACTGTACGTCTTGATTAACGAGAACCTTAGAAATTTAAAAAGTCTCACTGCATATTTTTTGACATTAGGAATTAGTACCTTAGCTTTTTTACCTTGGTTATGGGCTTTTATAAATTCCAGTATGCTGAAATATTCGGTTGAACAAGTGTCTGATAAAAGTTCTTTGTTTGGGTTAATCAATGCTTGGTTAAAGGGTATACAGAACCTTTTTATTGACTTATATCATCCCTTTTTTTCGCCTAATTTTCTCAAAGCTGCCCAGTATTTCTTCGCTCCAATTATATTAGCGATCGCCGCAATTTCTCTCTATACACTTTGTCGATACGCACCGAGAAAAATCAGAAACTTTCTCCTGGCATTAGCGATCGCCACAGGAGTCAGCTTGATGGTGAAAGATGTCATCAGTGGTAGTTCTATCACCACCAGAATGCGCTATTTGATTCCTTTCGTTTTAGCTATGGAATTGATAGCTGCATACTTGATTGGTAGTTGGTTGACTGCTAGCCAATCTTCACACAGGCGATGGGGACAGTTTGCTTTATCAATTTTAATTTTGTGTGGTGTGAGTTCCTGTCTGGTAATTTCTGCTGCACCATCATGGAATGCCTTTGGTAGTCCCCATTTTCCCAAAGAGTCGGCAATCATCAGTTCAGCCGATCACCCACTAGTTTTATGCACAAATCTAGACCGGGCATTATCCATGAGTTATCTAGTTGACTCAGACACTAAATTTAAACTAATTCGAGATGATCTGACAATTCCCGATGGGTTTAACAGGGTTTTTGTTCTAGAAGCATCAGCAAAAACCCTCAAACAACTAGCAGCCAAACATAAATTAGTGAATACTTTTCCCCAGGGTAGATTGTTTGAAATTGCGGGTGTTGTTAGATCCCCGACTTCTTGA
- the leuB gene encoding 3-isopropylmalate dehydrogenase, translating to MTQNYRITLLPGDGIGPEIMAVAVDVLKVVGQQFDIQFDFQEALIGGAAIDATGEPLPSATLDTCRQSDAVLLAAIGGYKWDSLPPHQRPEGGLLGLRAGLELFANLRPAQILPQLIDASTLKREVVEGVDIMVVRELTGGIYFGKPRGIFTTETGEKRGVNTMVYTESEIDRIGRIAFETARKRRGKLCSVDKANVLDVSQLWRDRITKLSQEYPDVELSHLYVDNAAMQLVRAPKQFDTIVTGNLFGDILSDAAAMLTGSIGMLPSASLGASGPGVFEPVHGSAPDIAGLDKANPLAQVLSAAMMLRYALNQPQAADKIEQAVLQVLEQGDRTGDIMSVGMNLLGCRAMGDSLIKALEKS from the coding sequence ATGACTCAGAACTATCGAATTACCCTACTCCCTGGCGATGGAATTGGCCCTGAAATTATGGCAGTGGCGGTAGATGTGCTGAAAGTCGTAGGGCAGCAATTTGATATTCAGTTTGATTTCCAAGAAGCTTTGATTGGCGGTGCAGCGATTGACGCGACTGGCGAACCTCTGCCATCGGCTACTTTAGATACTTGTCGCCAAAGTGATGCTGTATTACTCGCTGCTATTGGTGGTTATAAGTGGGATTCCTTACCCCCTCACCAACGCCCAGAAGGGGGCTTGCTGGGATTGCGGGCGGGATTAGAATTATTTGCCAATTTACGCCCAGCCCAAATTTTACCGCAGTTAATTGACGCTTCGACTTTGAAGCGGGAAGTTGTGGAAGGTGTAGATATTATGGTGGTGCGGGAACTCACTGGTGGCATTTACTTTGGTAAACCCAGAGGTATCTTTACTACTGAGACTGGTGAGAAACGTGGTGTTAATACGATGGTTTATACAGAATCAGAAATTGACCGAATTGGCCGGATAGCTTTTGAGACTGCGCGCAAACGTCGGGGCAAACTCTGTTCAGTAGATAAAGCTAATGTATTAGATGTATCCCAATTGTGGCGCGATCGCATCACCAAACTTTCCCAAGAATACCCGGATGTGGAACTTTCCCATCTATATGTAGATAATGCCGCTATGCAATTGGTACGCGCTCCTAAGCAGTTCGATACCATCGTTACAGGCAACTTGTTTGGGGATATTCTCTCGGATGCGGCTGCTATGCTCACGGGTAGTATTGGAATGTTACCTTCAGCTAGCCTTGGGGCTTCTGGGCCGGGAGTATTTGAGCCAGTCCACGGTTCTGCCCCAGATATCGCAGGACTTGATAAAGCCAACCCCCTTGCCCAAGTTTTAAGTGCGGCGATGATGTTGCGTTACGCTTTAAACCAACCACAAGCAGCAGACAAAATAGAACAGGCTGTGTTACAAGTTTTAGAGCAAGGCGATCGCACAGGGGATATAATGTCGGTGGGTATGAATCTTTTGGGTTGCCGGGCTATGGGTGACTCCCTCATTAAAGCATTAGAAAAATCATAA
- the pip gene encoding prolyl aminopeptidase gives MRELYPLIEPYKEGKLKVSQLHTIHFEESGNPQGKPIVLLHGGPGGGCPPVYRQYFHHEKWRLVMFDQRGCGKSQPHAELRENTTWDLVSDIEKLREHLGIEKWVVFGGSWGSTLSLAYSQTHPERCLGLILRGIFLLRQKELRWFYQEGASYIFPDAWEEYLQPIPVDERDDLLTAYYQRLTSPDSQVRQEAARAWSIWEASTSRLFPDTQLKQTFAEDKFAEAFARIECHYFINKGFLNSDHQLLLNVDCIRHIPSVIVQGRYDVVCPMTSAWELHRAWPEAEFIVVPDAGHSMSEVGIRSALIEATDRFADAG, from the coding sequence ATGCGCGAACTTTACCCACTCATCGAACCTTATAAAGAAGGTAAATTAAAGGTTTCCCAATTACACACCATTCATTTTGAAGAATCAGGAAACCCCCAAGGTAAACCCATAGTGTTATTGCATGGTGGCCCTGGTGGGGGCTGTCCTCCAGTTTATCGGCAATATTTTCACCATGAAAAATGGCGATTAGTCATGTTTGATCAACGTGGCTGCGGTAAAAGTCAACCCCATGCCGAATTGAGGGAAAATACCACTTGGGATTTAGTCAGTGATATTGAAAAACTCCGAGAACATTTAGGAATAGAAAAGTGGGTGGTTTTTGGTGGGAGTTGGGGCAGTACTTTATCTTTAGCTTACAGTCAAACTCACCCTGAGCGTTGTTTAGGCTTGATTTTACGCGGGATATTTTTGCTCAGACAAAAAGAGTTACGCTGGTTTTATCAAGAAGGTGCTAGTTATATTTTTCCTGATGCTTGGGAGGAATATCTGCAACCAATTCCTGTAGATGAACGTGATGATTTACTCACGGCTTATTACCAACGTTTAACTAGTCCAGATTCACAAGTTAGACAAGAAGCGGCTCGTGCTTGGTCAATTTGGGAAGCTAGCACTAGCAGATTATTTCCTGATACCCAACTAAAGCAAACTTTTGCTGAGGATAAATTTGCAGAAGCTTTTGCCCGGATTGAATGCCATTATTTTATAAATAAAGGCTTTTTAAATTCTGACCATCAACTATTATTAAATGTTGACTGCATTCGCCATATCCCTAGTGTAATTGTCCAGGGGCGTTATGATGTAGTTTGCCCAATGACATCAGCTTGGGAATTACATCGTGCTTGGCCGGAAGCTGAATTTATTGTAGTTCCTGATGCTGGTCATTCTATGAGTGAAGTGGGGATTCGTAGTGCTTTGATTGAGGCGACGGATAGGTTTGCTGATGCAGGCTAG
- a CDS encoding methylenetetrahydrofolate reductase — MDDNHSYTALNYFSKAAQAGEFLVTAEVAPPKGGNPTHMMEMAATLKGRVHAVNITDGSRAVLRMSSLVASAILLQQGIEPVCQMACRDRNRIALQADLMGAHALGIRNILALTGDPVKAGDHPEAKAVFDLEAVRLLQLIRKMNQGVDCNDKPLTDGATDLFVGAAVDPQCASWSGLQSRFERKIEAGAQFFQSQLITDFERLEKFMDKIASVHKKPVLAGIFLLKSAKNAQFINRCVPGVNIPEHIIERLAKAKDPLEEGVKIAAEQVQIARQLCHGVHMMAVKREDLIPQILDLAGVSPVNRMLVK, encoded by the coding sequence ATGGACGATAACCATAGCTATACTGCTTTGAATTATTTCAGTAAAGCCGCGCAAGCGGGGGAATTTTTAGTTACCGCCGAGGTAGCACCACCAAAAGGGGGAAATCCCACACACATGATGGAAATGGCGGCGACTCTTAAGGGGAGAGTTCATGCTGTCAATATTACCGATGGTAGCCGTGCGGTGTTGCGGATGTCTTCATTGGTAGCATCGGCGATTTTGTTGCAACAGGGTATTGAACCAGTTTGTCAGATGGCTTGCCGCGATCGCAACCGTATTGCCTTACAAGCCGACCTCATGGGCGCTCATGCCTTGGGTATTCGTAACATCTTAGCTTTAACTGGCGACCCAGTAAAAGCAGGCGATCATCCCGAAGCCAAAGCCGTCTTTGATTTAGAAGCAGTGCGACTATTGCAACTAATTCGGAAAATGAATCAAGGTGTCGATTGCAACGATAAACCCTTGACTGATGGCGCAACTGATTTATTTGTCGGTGCAGCCGTAGACCCCCAATGTGCCAGTTGGTCTGGTTTGCAAAGTCGCTTTGAACGCAAAATTGAAGCCGGAGCGCAGTTTTTTCAAAGTCAATTAATTACTGATTTTGAAAGACTAGAAAAGTTCATGGATAAGATAGCTTCTGTTCATAAAAAGCCAGTTTTGGCAGGAATTTTTCTGTTGAAATCAGCAAAAAATGCCCAATTTATTAATAGGTGCGTTCCCGGTGTAAATATACCCGAACACATTATTGAGAGATTAGCCAAAGCCAAAGACCCATTAGAAGAAGGTGTCAAAATTGCTGCCGAACAAGTACAGATAGCAAGGCAATTGTGTCATGGTGTCCACATGATGGCCGTCAAGCGGGAAGATTTGATTCCGCAAATTCTAGATTTGGCGGGTGTTTCGCCAGTTAATCGGATGTTGGTGAAGTAG
- a CDS encoding Uma2 family endonuclease, producing the protein MTSATNPSTDLTPFPDHTQLPESDGTFVKNFQEHPQSILLTDSIKPVLQKRHSDGQYCIGQDSGIYWRMTDPPEKDAEAPDWFYVPNVPPLLDGQTRRSYVLWREFISPLIALEFVSGDGTEERDKTPWKGKFWIYEQVIHPAFYGIYEVNKASVEVYELIGGQYELLPVNERGHYPIHPLGVELGIWEGEYQNMELPWLRWWDLQGNLLLTGEERTEQERQRNERLIAQLRSLGVEPDA; encoded by the coding sequence ATGACCTCTGCAACCAATCCCTCCACCGACCTCACTCCTTTCCCAGACCATACGCAACTACCAGAGTCCGATGGCACTTTTGTGAAAAACTTTCAGGAACATCCCCAAAGCATTCTACTCACCGACTCGATTAAACCTGTATTACAAAAACGCCATTCTGATGGACAATACTGTATAGGTCAAGATAGTGGTATCTACTGGCGGATGACTGACCCTCCAGAGAAAGACGCAGAAGCACCAGATTGGTTTTATGTACCGAATGTCCCACCTTTACTTGATGGACAAACACGACGATCTTATGTGCTGTGGCGTGAGTTTATTTCCCCATTAATTGCTTTGGAATTTGTTTCTGGTGATGGTACGGAGGAACGAGACAAAACACCTTGGAAGGGGAAATTTTGGATTTATGAGCAGGTAATTCATCCGGCTTTTTACGGTATTTATGAAGTAAATAAAGCTAGTGTAGAAGTTTATGAATTAATTGGTGGGCAATATGAATTATTACCAGTTAATGAGCGCGGACATTATCCCATACATCCATTAGGTGTGGAGTTAGGTATATGGGAGGGTGAATATCAAAATATGGAATTACCCTGGCTGCGCTGGTGGGATTTGCAGGGTAATTTGTTGCTGACAGGAGAAGAAAGGACGGAACAGGAACGTCAAAGGAATGAACGCCTCATAGCACAATTACGATCGCTCGGTGTAGAGCCTGACGCTTAA
- a CDS encoding serine/threonine protein kinase, producing the protein MAWVAGGQLQGGKYTIERELGRGRFGITYLVTNRNSDRLVIKTLNDNLLQSLSQPQRARLENMFYSEALKLQKCHHQHIVKIIELFREAEYPCLVMEYLGEDSLANLRPAILSEQDALRYIQQIGEALIVVHKNGLIHRDVRPENILLRKRDGNLEAVLIDFGLALDFDYILTTSRTQETSAGFTPSELSTQGTIAKACSDVYSLAATLYKLLTGRTPVDAVKRKLNGEHLVSPKEYNPQISDRTNRAILTGMQLDPKQRSQSMREWLDLLGLTQPETNVTSDTKSNWERNIQMWGIIVAAIAAIGTLLSGIVGWIPIFKPSSPPSPSLVSPSQSPSQTP; encoded by the coding sequence ATGGCTTGGGTAGCAGGTGGTCAGTTGCAAGGTGGCAAATACACAATTGAAAGGGAGTTGGGAAGGGGACGGTTTGGTATTACATATTTGGTAACAAACAGGAATAGCGATCGCTTAGTTATTAAAACCTTAAATGATAATTTGCTTCAATCTCTCAGTCAACCGCAACGCGCACGACTGGAAAATATGTTTTACAGTGAAGCCCTAAAACTTCAAAAATGCCATCATCAGCATATTGTAAAGATTATAGAACTCTTTAGAGAAGCAGAGTATCCGTGTTTAGTCATGGAATATCTCGGTGAAGATAGTTTAGCTAATCTTCGCCCAGCCATACTTTCGGAACAAGACGCACTCCGTTATATTCAGCAAATTGGGGAAGCACTGATAGTTGTACATAAAAATGGACTCATTCATCGGGATGTACGTCCAGAAAATATCCTTTTGCGGAAGCGAGACGGGAATTTAGAAGCGGTGTTAATTGATTTTGGTCTAGCTCTTGATTTTGATTACATTTTAACCACAAGCCGGACTCAAGAAACGTCCGCCGGATTTACACCATCTGAGCTTTCTACTCAAGGTACTATAGCTAAGGCTTGTAGCGATGTTTATTCACTAGCGGCTACTCTCTATAAACTGCTGACGGGGAGAACACCTGTGGATGCAGTTAAGCGCAAATTAAACGGTGAGCATTTGGTTTCCCCAAAAGAATACAATCCTCAAATTAGCGATCGCACCAACAGGGCAATTTTAACTGGGATGCAGCTAGATCCCAAACAGCGATCGCAATCAATGCGAGAATGGCTAGATTTATTAGGGTTGACTCAGCCTGAGACAAATGTTACATCTGACACCAAGTCAAATTGGGAACGCAACATTCAGATGTGGGGAATTATTGTAGCGGCGATCGCGGCTATTGGAACCTTACTCTCAGGCATAGTTGGCTGGATACCTATTTTTAAACCCTCTTCACCACCCAGCCCATCATTAGTGTCTCCTAGTCAATCGCCTAGTCAAACTCCGTAG
- a CDS encoding prepilin peptidase translates to METLIVTLASVFVFALGASIGSFINVVVYRLPAGLSILWPPSRCPHCLNQLKAYDNVPVLGWIWLKGRCRYCKSQISLRYPVVEAVTGIIFLCVFLIFHVSILTLGYWTFCSWLLALSLIDLDTMTLPNPLTKSGLVLGLVFQMVVGYASDPSLPGLIRHLMMGIVGAVLGLWLFEAIALLGVFLQKEAMGAGDAKLAAMMGAWLGWRYLLLAGLIACTLGTLVGIGAIMLSKRKWGQKIPFGPFLASGAFITLFGGQPILSAYLQLFF, encoded by the coding sequence ATGGAAACTTTGATAGTAACCCTGGCGAGTGTGTTCGTTTTCGCCTTGGGTGCATCTATTGGCAGCTTTATTAATGTTGTAGTTTATCGATTACCGGCAGGATTATCCATCCTGTGGCCGCCCTCCCGTTGTCCTCATTGCCTAAACCAACTGAAAGCCTATGATAATGTGCCTGTGCTGGGCTGGATATGGTTAAAAGGGCGTTGTCGTTATTGTAAAAGTCAAATTTCTCTGAGATACCCTGTAGTGGAAGCAGTGACAGGGATCATTTTTCTTTGCGTATTTTTGATATTTCACGTTTCAATTCTGACCTTAGGATACTGGACGTTTTGCAGCTGGCTATTAGCATTGTCCTTAATTGATTTAGATACTATGACCCTACCTAATCCCCTCACCAAATCAGGATTAGTCTTGGGTTTGGTCTTTCAAATGGTTGTTGGCTATGCCTCTGACCCTAGTTTGCCAGGATTAATTAGACACTTAATGATGGGCATTGTTGGCGCTGTCTTGGGTTTATGGTTATTTGAGGCGATCGCTCTTTTAGGAGTTTTCTTACAAAAAGAGGCGATGGGTGCAGGAGATGCCAAGCTTGCTGCCATGATGGGTGCTTGGTTGGGTTGGCGATATTTACTTCTGGCTGGATTGATTGCCTGTACTTTAGGCACATTGGTAGGTATTGGGGCTATCATGCTCTCGAAACGCAAATGGGGGCAAAAAATTCCCTTTGGCCCTTTCCTCGCCTCAGGAGCTTTTATCACTCTCTTTGGTGGACAACCAATTTTGTCAGCTTATTTACAGTTGTTTTTTTAA